A genome region from Streptomyces antimycoticus includes the following:
- a CDS encoding MbtH family protein, protein MDDNARYQVLRNDEDQYSLWPADLEVPEGWRPVGKEGTKDECSAYVDEVWTDMRPRSLRERMDNVAS, encoded by the coding sequence ATGGACGACAACGCCCGCTACCAGGTGCTGCGCAACGACGAGGACCAGTACTCGCTGTGGCCCGCCGACCTCGAGGTGCCCGAGGGCTGGCGCCCCGTCGGCAAGGAGGGCACCAAGGACGAGTGCTCCGCGTACGTCGACGAGGTGTGGACCGATATGCGGCCGCGCAGCCTGCGCGAACGCATGGACAACGTGGCCTCCTGA
- a CDS encoding MFS transporter, which yields MAAMLGVGGVAGALVAPVLHRRLGSYGAIVAVFWALAVFAPVTVLVDSGYLIGVLFALMALFPPTANTAIMTDQLLRTPDELRGRLTSTLVLACGAAGAAGPALGGSLAQTVPGDRAILLCAAGMAAAAVLATASPTLRTLSRRHEEGQPTQAD from the coding sequence ATGGCGGCCATGCTCGGGGTGGGCGGGGTGGCCGGTGCGCTGGTGGCGCCCGTACTGCACCGGCGACTGGGTTCGTACGGCGCCATCGTCGCGGTGTTCTGGGCCCTGGCCGTGTTCGCCCCGGTCACCGTGCTGGTGGACAGCGGCTATCTCATCGGGGTGCTGTTCGCCCTGATGGCGCTGTTCCCGCCGACGGCCAACACCGCGATCATGACCGATCAGCTGCTGCGCACCCCGGACGAGCTGCGCGGCAGGCTCACCAGCACACTCGTGCTGGCCTGCGGTGCCGCGGGCGCTGCCGGTCCCGCGCTGGGCGGATCGCTCGCCCAGACCGTGCCGGGCGACCGGGCGATCCTGCTCTGCGCGGCGGGGATGGCCGCCGCGGCCGTCCTGGCCACCGCCAGCCCGACCCTGCGCACGCTGTCCCGGCGCCATGAGGAGGGACAGCCGACCCAAGCCGACTGA
- a CDS encoding SAM-dependent methyltransferase translates to MTAQGVASQTGSGPEPPNTPLNQGRPHSARMYDYFLGGKDNYVADREAAAKVLTLWPGVMIAARTNRAWMHRAIRFLAAERGIRQFLDIGTGIPTRPNLHEVAQGIAPDARVVYVDNDPIVLAHAQALLKSSPEGRTAYVHGDITEPGNILASPDLTEVLDLSRPVALSLVSLLHFVPDEWGPYEIVQQLVDALAPGSFLVLSHITPDFDPEATQKTVQVYRSGGIPGQIRTRDEVERFFTGLELAEPGLEVPHRWRTDLAETDSQVETGDVTDEEVSFWAGVAQKP, encoded by the coding sequence GTGACCGCGCAAGGGGTAGCATCCCAGACCGGAAGCGGGCCGGAGCCCCCCAACACCCCTCTCAACCAGGGGCGACCGCACAGCGCCCGGATGTACGACTACTTCCTGGGCGGCAAGGACAACTACGTCGCCGACCGTGAGGCCGCGGCCAAGGTGCTCACCCTCTGGCCGGGTGTCATGATCGCCGCCCGGACCAACCGGGCCTGGATGCACCGCGCGATCCGCTTCCTCGCCGCCGAGCGGGGCATCCGCCAGTTCCTCGACATCGGCACCGGCATTCCCACCCGGCCCAATCTCCACGAGGTCGCCCAGGGAATCGCCCCGGACGCCCGGGTCGTCTACGTGGACAACGACCCCATCGTCCTCGCCCACGCCCAGGCCCTGCTCAAGAGCAGCCCCGAGGGCCGCACCGCCTATGTGCACGGGGACATCACCGAGCCCGGGAACATCCTCGCCTCGCCCGATCTCACCGAGGTGCTGGACCTGTCCCGGCCCGTCGCGCTGAGCCTGGTCTCGCTGCTGCACTTCGTCCCCGACGAGTGGGGCCCGTACGAGATCGTCCAGCAGCTGGTCGACGCGCTCGCCCCCGGCTCCTTTCTGGTGCTGAGCCACATCACCCCGGACTTCGACCCCGAGGCCACCCAGAAGACCGTGCAGGTCTACCGCAGCGGTGGCATCCCGGGGCAAATCCGCACCAGGGACGAGGTGGAACGCTTCTTCACCGGGCTGGAGCTGGCCGAACCGGGCCTGGAGGTGCCGCACCGGTGGCGCACCGACCTGGCCGAAACGGACTCCCAGGTGGAGACCGGCGATGTGACCGACGAAGAGGTGTCCTTCTGGGCGGGTGTCGCCCAGAAGCCCTGA
- a CDS encoding beta-N-acetylglucosaminidase domain-containing protein, with protein sequence MRSRSSTLAGVTVLFTLLALLLPATASATAATAAAPGPLPVVTPHPQEMSRIAADVHVPARVRLVVADGVDRPTRELVTSVLRHAGASRIQDGPGPKLTVTVGRITDARVVRALRAAGGRVPGELPAEGYALAAGRGSVALAGADTDGTYYAAQTLRQLVSGHRTIASVSVADHPLMPLRGVIEGFYGSPWTHAERMDQLAFYGDVKMNTYIYAPKDDPYHREKWREPYPAAKLAELGELVRQATDHHVRFTFAVSPGNSICYSDPADIAALEAKLDAVYDLGVRSFSMPLDDISYTRWNCEADRATYGDPSSEAAAEAQSDLLNAVQKEFLDERADTRPLQMVPTEYGDVTDTPYKRVLRERLDARVEVMWTGTDVVPPHITVADAERAAAVWGRKVFVWDNYPVNDYGQAEGRLLLAPYDAREPGLHRQLSGLVLNPMNQAAASKVALFGGADFAWNDTGYDATRTWEAAARYLAGDGPGARADRTASTVRSLLAFFDTQHLAPTFGAEPWQPQAPELAARLDRFRTAWEAGYERTALRDLRPYARLLATAPERIRAGVADPGFVADSAPWLDALSLWGSAFERTLDALGARLDGRDAEAARWFAEAAADAKRAGEIRTIPGETRPEGPVRIADGVLDTFIAEAGEAA encoded by the coding sequence ATGCGCAGTCGCTCCAGCACCCTGGCCGGCGTCACGGTGTTGTTCACCCTCCTCGCCCTGCTGCTGCCCGCCACCGCGTCCGCCACCGCGGCCACTGCCGCCGCCCCCGGGCCGCTGCCGGTCGTCACCCCGCACCCGCAGGAGATGTCCCGCATCGCAGCGGACGTCCATGTCCCCGCCCGTGTCCGCCTCGTCGTCGCGGACGGTGTGGACCGCCCGACACGTGAACTCGTCACCTCCGTGCTGCGCCACGCGGGGGCCTCGCGGATCCAGGACGGCCCGGGGCCGAAGCTGACCGTGACCGTCGGCCGGATCACCGACGCCCGGGTGGTGCGGGCGCTCCGGGCCGCCGGGGGCCGGGTGCCCGGCGAGCTTCCCGCCGAGGGCTACGCACTGGCCGCGGGACGCGGCTCGGTGGCGCTCGCGGGCGCCGACACGGACGGGACGTACTACGCGGCGCAGACGCTGCGTCAGCTGGTGTCCGGCCACCGGACCATCGCGTCCGTCTCCGTCGCGGACCATCCGCTGATGCCGCTGCGCGGGGTGATCGAGGGCTTCTACGGAAGCCCCTGGACCCATGCCGAGCGCATGGACCAGCTGGCGTTCTACGGGGACGTCAAGATGAACACCTACATCTACGCGCCGAAGGACGACCCCTACCACCGGGAGAAGTGGCGCGAGCCGTATCCGGCCGCCAAACTCGCCGAGCTGGGCGAGCTCGTCCGGCAGGCCACCGACCACCATGTGCGGTTCACCTTCGCCGTCTCGCCGGGGAACTCCATCTGCTACAGCGACCCCGCCGACATCGCCGCGCTGGAGGCCAAGCTGGACGCGGTCTACGACCTCGGGGTGCGCAGCTTCTCCATGCCGCTGGACGACATCAGCTACACCCGCTGGAACTGCGAGGCCGACCGCGCCACTTACGGAGACCCCTCGTCGGAGGCGGCGGCCGAGGCGCAGTCCGACCTGCTCAACGCGGTGCAGAAGGAGTTCCTGGACGAGCGGGCGGACACCAGGCCGCTCCAGATGGTGCCGACCGAGTACGGGGATGTCACCGACACCCCGTACAAGCGCGTGCTGCGCGAGCGGCTGGACGCGCGGGTCGAGGTGATGTGGACCGGAACCGATGTGGTGCCGCCGCACATCACCGTCGCCGACGCGGAGCGGGCCGCGGCCGTATGGGGGCGCAAGGTCTTCGTCTGGGACAATTACCCGGTCAACGACTACGGCCAGGCCGAGGGCCGGCTGCTGCTCGCTCCTTACGACGCCCGCGAGCCCGGTCTGCACCGGCAGCTCTCCGGCCTGGTCCTCAACCCGATGAACCAGGCCGCCGCCAGCAAGGTCGCCCTCTTCGGCGGGGCGGACTTCGCCTGGAACGACACCGGCTACGACGCCACCCGCACCTGGGAGGCCGCCGCCCGCTACCTCGCCGGGGACGGCCCGGGCGCGCGTGCGGACCGTACGGCCTCCACCGTTCGCTCATTGCTGGCCTTCTTCGACACCCAGCATCTCGCGCCCACCTTCGGCGCCGAACCGTGGCAGCCGCAGGCCCCCGAACTCGCCGCCCGGCTGGACCGGTTCCGCACCGCCTGGGAGGCGGGGTACGAACGAACGGCGCTGCGGGATCTGCGGCCGTACGCCCGGCTGCTCGCCACCGCCCCCGAGCGCATCCGGGCCGGTGTCGCGGACCCGGGATTCGTGGCGGACTCGGCGCCCTGGCTGGACGCGCTGTCGCTGTGGGGGAGCGCCTTCGAGCGCACCCTGGACGCGCTGGGCGCCCGTCTCGACGGGCGCGACGCCGAGGCCGCACGGTGGTTCGCCGAAGCGGCGGCGGACGCGAAGCGCGCCGGGGAGATCCGCACCATCCCGGGCGAGACCCGCCCCGAGGGGCCGGTGCGCATCGCCGACGGGGTGCTCGACACCTTCATCGCCGAAGCGGGCGAAGCAGCCTAG
- a CDS encoding cytochrome P450, giving the protein MTTAETTPLTYPFNSSDGLALSEAYEEARNRTGLLRVRLPYGEPAWLATRYADARLVLGDRRFSRAEALHHDEPRQSEGRRDSGILTMDPPDHTRLRTLVAKAFTVHQVEKLRPWVRQLTHDLLDDLEAAGPPADLVDRYALPIPVGVICAMLGVPEEDRPKFRTWSDAALSTSSLTAEESARNTDELRAYMAGLIEAHRGSPQDDIMTSLIEARDAGDRLSELELVDLCVAILVAGHETTATQIPNFVLTLLDHPQELRRLRENPDLLNGAVEELLRFVPLGMAASQARYATEDVEVGGTLVRAGEPVLVAVGSANRDALRFDEPGVLNVARPATQHLGFGHGVHHCLGAPLARLELQEALGALITRFPELRAAGDVEWKGQMLVRGPRVMPIAW; this is encoded by the coding sequence GTGACCACAGCGGAGACGACACCCCTCACCTATCCCTTCAACTCCTCCGACGGGCTGGCGCTCAGCGAGGCGTACGAAGAGGCCAGGAACCGCACGGGATTACTCCGGGTGCGCTTGCCCTACGGCGAGCCCGCCTGGCTGGCCACGCGGTACGCCGACGCCCGGCTGGTGCTCGGCGACCGGCGGTTCAGCCGTGCGGAGGCGCTCCACCACGACGAGCCACGGCAGTCCGAGGGCCGGCGCGACAGCGGCATCCTGACCATGGACCCGCCCGACCACACCCGGCTGCGCACCCTCGTCGCCAAGGCGTTCACCGTCCACCAGGTGGAGAAACTCCGCCCCTGGGTCCGGCAGTTGACCCATGACCTGCTCGACGACCTGGAGGCGGCGGGGCCACCGGCCGATCTCGTGGACCGCTATGCCCTGCCCATCCCGGTCGGGGTCATCTGCGCCATGCTCGGCGTCCCGGAGGAGGACCGGCCGAAGTTCCGGACCTGGAGCGACGCCGCGCTGTCCACCAGCTCGCTGACCGCCGAGGAGTCCGCCCGCAACACCGATGAGCTGCGCGCCTATATGGCCGGGCTGATCGAGGCCCATCGCGGCAGCCCCCAGGACGACATCATGACCTCGCTGATCGAGGCGAGGGACGCGGGCGACCGGCTGTCCGAGCTCGAACTCGTCGATCTGTGCGTGGCCATCCTGGTGGCCGGGCACGAGACCACGGCCACCCAGATCCCCAACTTCGTACTGACACTGCTGGATCACCCGCAGGAGCTGCGGCGGCTGCGCGAGAACCCCGATCTGCTGAACGGCGCCGTCGAGGAGCTGCTGCGCTTCGTCCCGCTGGGCATGGCGGCCTCCCAGGCCCGCTACGCCACCGAGGACGTCGAGGTGGGCGGCACCCTGGTGCGCGCCGGGGAGCCCGTGCTGGTCGCCGTCGGCTCGGCCAACCGCGACGCGCTGCGCTTCGACGAGCCGGGCGTTCTGAACGTCGCCCGCCCCGCCACCCAGCACCTCGGCTTCGGCCACGGTGTGCACCACTGCCTGGGCGCGCCGCTGGCCCGTCTGGAGCTCCAGGAGGCGCTCGGCGCGCTGATCACCCGCTTCCCGGAGCTGCGGGCGGCCGGGGATGTGGAGTGGAAGGGCCAGATGCTGGTCCGCGGGCCCCGTGTCATGCCGATCGCGTGGTGA
- a CDS encoding SMI1/KNR4 family protein — MRATFADFTIDPPRFGNGTARYERCHPDRDRLAIGAGGRVELDFALDDGELPEQLTLTLIARVSPLGESLGCAPIDITVNGHAVIEQFTVPGGARPREVAFAVPGEALVAGTNTLCVRGCAEARGLLWLYRVTVEPSRICARIHLMTEEQPAEAAVCVYRTEWRAPGSAEWRPAPRLLVHLDRGEGSLPARLAWRGQDGAEASIGFQPAMTEFYGHRRAADGTLTEYRGALEGRSALRDSALEEVMHRFRTEEGGAAGGGRHLRQELRLLIEDGGPPVERVIWGDPSGHSGTVSLLAAEPGPEAEVTDLVTRVRAHSEFTDAGEVAENLLHDSWHKWLGHGGRAWLEFTLRRPIAVGHYVLTSANDVPGRDPRDWTLKGSNDGEHWVDLDTRVEESFAHRHQPRGFTFPAHTAYGRYRLEITRNAGEDHVQLSQVRFFTSAPHPRGFIGHYQRAGEAPTGYHGTSLSATPEPESAKALPRTVEQWRSYLAEYSAAILRVADDEDLSEVGDDQRAAGWLGFEGADEESVLALEERLGTRLPPSYRAFLGASDGWLNISPFMWRMRATKTVGWLREADPETWAVIRGGEGEDWDDTAFMDRALLVSEEGDAQHWLLDPADVSEDGEWAAYIWASWYPALGDRHASFAELVAEERTGFEDQAALEIRMARPGSAGELVAEGRAQALRGEVRKAMATFEQAAVKGSGAGAYLGTILGAFLDISVAHHWIRNRVLGDPHVIEVIGMEQIRAEAAPLYLRCAAEEWTGTPGGYVSALGDILPGLPDGVDGVVGAGGVSAGSVAAEGDDTAAWVARAAAFVPPALPESRTFQQALDLARALADRGAIDQSWAVIEAALPHWHSDSPHRIAPVVLLTDPAFREVITPARARRVVTTPRGEFRE, encoded by the coding sequence GTGCGAGCGACTTTCGCGGATTTCACCATCGATCCGCCTCGATTCGGCAATGGCACGGCCCGGTACGAGCGATGCCATCCCGACCGTGACCGCCTCGCGATCGGCGCGGGCGGACGGGTCGAACTCGACTTCGCGCTGGACGACGGCGAACTGCCGGAACAGCTCACGCTGACCCTGATCGCACGGGTCTCACCGCTGGGCGAATCACTAGGATGCGCGCCGATCGACATCACCGTCAACGGGCATGCGGTGATCGAGCAGTTCACCGTGCCCGGCGGCGCCCGCCCCCGGGAAGTGGCCTTCGCTGTCCCCGGTGAGGCGCTGGTGGCGGGCACGAACACGCTGTGCGTCCGCGGCTGCGCCGAGGCGCGCGGCCTGCTCTGGCTGTACCGCGTCACCGTCGAGCCCTCCCGTATCTGCGCCCGTATCCACCTCATGACGGAGGAGCAGCCCGCCGAGGCCGCGGTGTGCGTCTACCGCACCGAGTGGCGTGCCCCGGGCTCCGCCGAATGGCGGCCCGCCCCGCGGCTGCTGGTCCATCTCGACCGGGGCGAGGGCTCGCTCCCCGCCCGGCTCGCCTGGCGCGGGCAGGACGGCGCGGAGGCCTCGATCGGCTTCCAGCCGGCGATGACGGAGTTCTACGGACACCGCCGGGCCGCCGACGGCACGCTCACCGAATACCGGGGAGCGCTGGAGGGCCGCTCGGCCCTCCGGGACAGCGCGTTGGAAGAGGTGATGCACCGCTTCCGTACGGAGGAGGGCGGTGCGGCCGGGGGCGGCCGCCACCTCCGCCAGGAGCTGCGCCTGCTGATCGAGGACGGGGGGCCGCCCGTCGAGCGGGTGATCTGGGGCGACCCGTCCGGGCACTCGGGCACGGTGTCGCTGCTGGCCGCCGAGCCCGGTCCGGAGGCCGAGGTGACCGACCTGGTCACCAGGGTCCGGGCGCACAGCGAGTTCACCGATGCGGGCGAGGTCGCCGAGAACCTGCTGCACGACTCATGGCACAAGTGGCTGGGCCATGGCGGCCGCGCCTGGCTGGAGTTCACCCTGCGGCGGCCCATCGCCGTCGGTCACTACGTCCTGACCTCGGCGAACGACGTCCCCGGCCGCGACCCCAGGGACTGGACCCTCAAGGGTTCGAACGACGGCGAGCACTGGGTGGACCTCGACACCCGCGTCGAGGAGAGCTTCGCCCATCGCCATCAGCCCCGCGGGTTCACCTTCCCCGCCCACACGGCCTACGGCCGCTACCGCCTGGAGATCACCCGGAACGCGGGGGAGGACCATGTCCAGCTCTCCCAGGTCCGGTTCTTCACCTCCGCCCCCCATCCGAGGGGCTTCATCGGCCACTACCAGCGGGCCGGCGAGGCACCGACCGGATACCACGGCACCTCGCTGTCGGCCACCCCGGAGCCGGAGTCGGCGAAGGCGCTGCCGCGGACCGTCGAGCAGTGGCGGTCCTATCTGGCGGAGTACAGCGCGGCCATCCTGCGGGTGGCCGACGACGAGGACCTGAGCGAGGTCGGCGACGACCAGCGGGCGGCCGGCTGGCTCGGGTTCGAGGGCGCGGACGAGGAGAGCGTCCTCGCCCTGGAGGAGCGGCTCGGCACCCGGCTCCCGCCGAGCTACCGGGCCTTCCTGGGCGCCTCCGACGGCTGGCTGAACATCAGCCCGTTCATGTGGCGGATGCGGGCGACCAAGACCGTCGGCTGGCTGCGCGAGGCCGACCCCGAGACCTGGGCCGTCATCCGCGGCGGCGAGGGCGAGGACTGGGACGACACCGCGTTCATGGACCGGGCGCTGCTGGTCTCCGAGGAGGGCGACGCCCAGCACTGGCTGCTGGACCCCGCCGATGTGTCCGAGGACGGGGAGTGGGCCGCGTACATCTGGGCGAGCTGGTATCCGGCCCTGGGCGACCGGCACGCCTCGTTCGCCGAGCTGGTCGCCGAGGAGCGCACCGGTTTCGAGGACCAGGCGGCTCTGGAGATCCGCATGGCGCGCCCCGGGAGCGCCGGGGAGCTGGTGGCCGAGGGCCGGGCGCAGGCCCTGCGGGGCGAGGTGCGCAAGGCGATGGCCACCTTCGAGCAGGCCGCGGTCAAGGGCTCGGGCGCCGGCGCGTATCTGGGGACCATCCTGGGGGCGTTCCTCGACATCAGCGTCGCCCACCACTGGATCCGCAACCGCGTCCTCGGGGACCCGCACGTCATCGAGGTGATCGGCATGGAACAGATACGGGCCGAGGCCGCCCCGCTCTATCTGCGCTGTGCGGCCGAGGAATGGACCGGCACCCCCGGTGGCTATGTCTCGGCCCTCGGCGACATCCTGCCCGGGCTCCCCGACGGCGTGGACGGTGTCGTGGGCGCGGGCGGTGTGTCCGCGGGCAGCGTCGCCGCCGAGGGCGACGACACCGCCGCCTGGGTGGCCAGGGCCGCCGCCTTCGTCCCGCCGGCCCTGCCCGAATCCCGCACCTTCCAGCAGGCCCTGGACCTGGCCAGGGCGCTGGCCGACCGCGGCGCCATCGATCAGTCCTGGGCCGTGATCGAGGCCGCCCTGCCCCACTGGCACTCCGACTCCCCGCACCGCATCGCCCCGGTCGTCCTCCTCACCGATCCGGCATTCCGCGAGGTGATCACCCCGGCCCGGGCCCGTCGCGTCGTCACCACGCCCCGGGGAGAGTTCCGCGAGTAG
- a CDS encoding TetR/AcrR family transcriptional regulator, which translates to MGTTVSEGQRRDARNTRRRLMEAAAALFAERGYERATVRDIADRAGVNQALLFRYFGSKRALFGEVIAHNGEEQLRTTPPHELPETALRGLLGHGAKEPGTRALATLLRSVDSGDEIGTAVRAISDDYARVLASLSSADNHELRADLALSWLLGIGMMRVLVGKEPLAAADPDEVCALVTGALGTLLDGLPAADGRP; encoded by the coding sequence ATGGGGACGACCGTGTCCGAGGGACAACGGCGGGACGCGCGGAACACACGTCGGCGGCTGATGGAGGCCGCGGCGGCGCTGTTCGCCGAGCGGGGCTATGAACGGGCGACGGTGCGGGACATCGCCGACCGCGCGGGGGTCAACCAGGCGCTGCTGTTCCGCTATTTCGGCTCGAAGAGAGCGCTGTTCGGCGAGGTGATCGCGCACAACGGGGAGGAGCAGCTGCGCACCACCCCACCCCATGAGCTGCCGGAGACCGCCCTGCGCGGGCTGCTGGGCCACGGCGCGAAGGAGCCGGGCACCCGCGCGCTGGCGACGCTGCTGCGCTCGGTGGACAGCGGTGACGAGATCGGTACGGCCGTGCGCGCCATCAGCGACGACTACGCGCGGGTGCTGGCCTCCCTGTCCAGCGCCGACAACCACGAGCTGCGGGCGGATCTGGCGCTGTCCTGGTTGCTCGGCATAGGGATGATGCGGGTGCTCGTGGGCAAGGAGCCGCTGGCCGCCGCGGACCCGGACGAGGTGTGCGCGCTGGTGACGGGCGCGCTCGGCACCCTGCTGGACGGCCTTCCGGCGGCGGACGGCAGGCCGTAG
- a CDS encoding ferredoxin: protein MTWKAEIDPGRCMASGMCAGIAPDLFVLDEEHARPRHEEVPEEERVLDAADSCPALAITIRDGTTTVGPRP from the coding sequence ATGACCTGGAAGGCGGAGATCGACCCTGGCCGGTGCATGGCGTCCGGCATGTGCGCCGGAATCGCCCCCGACCTGTTCGTCCTCGACGAGGAGCACGCCAGGCCGCGACACGAGGAGGTCCCGGAGGAGGAGCGGGTGCTGGACGCGGCGGACTCCTGTCCCGCGCTGGCGATCACCATCCGCGACGGTACCACGACCGTCGGACCGCGTCCCTGA
- a CDS encoding SRPBCC family protein: MAHFRIQRRTPLPVGETWRRLTDWPRHGAHVPLSGVTVRPAGPTRVGTVVVVRTGVGRAGFDDPMEVVRWDPPADDAPRRDNPGICRLEKRGSVVLGWAEIEVRRRDGGSEVVWREEARLRGLPRLFDPPTAWSGRLLFGRVVDALLED, translated from the coding sequence GTGGCCCACTTCCGTATCCAGCGGCGCACCCCCCTGCCCGTCGGCGAGACCTGGCGACGACTCACCGACTGGCCGCGCCACGGCGCCCATGTACCACTGAGCGGCGTCACCGTCCGTCCGGCGGGGCCGACCCGGGTGGGCACCGTGGTCGTGGTGCGCACCGGCGTCGGCCGTGCCGGGTTCGACGACCCCATGGAGGTCGTGCGCTGGGACCCGCCCGCCGACGACGCTCCCCGCAGAGACAATCCCGGCATCTGCAGGCTGGAGAAGCGCGGCTCGGTGGTCCTCGGATGGGCCGAGATCGAGGTGCGCCGCCGCGACGGCGGGTCCGAGGTGGTGTGGCGTGAGGAGGCGCGGCTACGGGGGCTGCCCCGGCTGTTCGACCCGCCCACGGCCTGGTCCGGCCGGCTCCTCTTCGGCCGTGTGGTCGACGCGCTGCTCGAGGACTGA
- a CDS encoding MFS transporter, with amino-acid sequence MTAAPPVSPPVPLSRNRDYRLLWGSQALSEFGFHAAVIAFPLLVLALTGSGAASGLVMGTIAAAQMVAGLPAGVLVDRYDRKAIMLGCEAAQAVSAISLVVAVWAGAATVWHMVAVAAVFGASAALFEPAENASLPALVADDHLPTAVAMNTARASMGQLAGTATGGFLFAVGRFVPFLVDAVTHTLSFVALLFVRLPRRERPPGGAGPLGREALAGLRWVWRERRIRVTVACAVVLNLFFSAFYLVVIVLAESRGCPPGRSV; translated from the coding sequence ATGACCGCGGCCCCGCCGGTGTCCCCGCCGGTTCCCCTCTCGCGCAACCGGGACTACCGGCTGCTGTGGGGCAGTCAGGCGCTCTCGGAGTTCGGCTTCCACGCGGCGGTGATCGCGTTTCCGCTGCTGGTCCTCGCGCTCACCGGCTCCGGCGCCGCCTCCGGTCTGGTCATGGGCACCATCGCCGCCGCGCAGATGGTGGCGGGGCTCCCGGCGGGTGTCCTGGTGGACCGCTACGACCGCAAGGCCATCATGCTGGGCTGTGAGGCGGCCCAGGCGGTCTCCGCGATCAGTCTGGTGGTCGCCGTGTGGGCCGGTGCGGCCACCGTCTGGCACATGGTGGCGGTGGCGGCGGTGTTCGGGGCGAGCGCGGCGCTCTTCGAACCGGCGGAGAACGCCTCGCTGCCGGCCCTGGTGGCGGACGACCATCTGCCCACGGCGGTGGCGATGAACACGGCACGTGCCTCGATGGGCCAGCTGGCGGGCACCGCGACCGGCGGATTCCTGTTCGCCGTGGGGCGGTTCGTCCCCTTCCTGGTGGACGCCGTGACGCATACGCTCTCCTTCGTCGCGCTGCTCTTCGTCAGGCTGCCCCGGCGCGAGCGGCCCCCCGGCGGGGCGGGCCCGCTGGGCCGTGAGGCGCTGGCCGGGCTGCGGTGGGTGTGGCGGGAGCGCAGGATCCGGGTCACCGTGGCGTGCGCGGTGGTGCTCAATCTGTTCTTCAGCGCCTTCTATCTCGTCGTCATCGTGCTCGCCGAGTCCCGGGGGTGCCCTCCGGGGAGGTCGGTGTGA
- a CDS encoding NAD(P)/FAD-dependent oxidoreductase, translating to MIGGGLAGMLAAWAVRGYAERIVIVERDRYPERPAFRSGVPQARHAHLLLEAGHRALEALMPGVREELTAAGAVRVPMSGVRWLSAAGWLAKYESEVAFLSCTRPVLDHTVLRRVRGEPTVRWLENTDVVGLLGAPGEVTGVQVRARGDARAQVREVRAELVVDASGRTSSLPSWLTRLGCPPAAEERVDAGVSYVSRLYHRPAGPDPGFSALYLQTKAPDAPRLGVVLPVEDGRWIASVGSMRGAQAEPGAAGFDRQLRLLRDPSLRELLAGAEPAGAVRGFWPGPSVRRHYERRAPRGLVVIGDAVCTFNPVYGQGITVAALGAHALRVAAERHGGIGHRTAHTARKGIAAATNTAWMLSSSEDVRFPATTGGPAGVSVRAQHRYLDRVIRGATVDPRVCKALHEVMSLVAAPTALMRPAVLGAVLRGGGSGRPASP from the coding sequence GTGATCGGCGGAGGTCTCGCCGGGATGCTGGCCGCATGGGCGGTGCGTGGATATGCCGAGCGCATTGTCATAGTCGAGCGCGACCGCTATCCCGAGCGGCCCGCGTTCCGCTCGGGTGTGCCGCAGGCGCGCCACGCACATCTGCTGCTGGAAGCCGGGCATCGGGCGCTGGAGGCCCTGATGCCCGGTGTGCGCGAGGAGTTGACGGCCGCCGGCGCGGTGCGCGTCCCCATGTCGGGCGTGCGCTGGCTGAGCGCGGCCGGGTGGCTCGCCAAGTACGAGAGCGAGGTCGCGTTCCTCTCGTGCACCAGGCCGGTGCTCGACCATACGGTGCTGCGCCGGGTGCGCGGCGAGCCCACGGTGCGATGGCTGGAGAACACGGACGTCGTCGGGCTCCTCGGGGCACCGGGCGAGGTGACGGGCGTTCAGGTCAGGGCGCGTGGCGACGCCCGCGCCCAGGTGCGCGAGGTGCGCGCGGAGCTGGTGGTCGACGCCTCCGGGCGCACCTCCTCGCTCCCGTCCTGGCTGACCCGGCTGGGCTGCCCGCCCGCCGCCGAGGAGCGCGTCGACGCGGGCGTGTCCTACGTCAGCCGGCTCTACCACCGCCCCGCCGGGCCGGATCCGGGCTTCTCCGCGCTCTATCTGCAGACCAAGGCCCCTGACGCGCCGAGGCTCGGCGTGGTGCTGCCCGTGGAGGACGGGCGGTGGATCGCCAGCGTCGGCAGTATGCGCGGGGCGCAGGCCGAGCCCGGTGCGGCCGGTTTCGACCGGCAGCTGCGGCTGTTGCGGGACCCGAGCCTGCGCGAGCTGCTGGCCGGGGCCGAGCCCGCCGGTGCGGTCCGCGGCTTCTGGCCCGGCCCCAGTGTGCGGCGGCACTACGAGCGCCGGGCGCCGCGGGGGCTGGTCGTCATCGGCGACGCCGTGTGCACCTTCAACCCGGTCTATGGCCAGGGCATCACCGTGGCCGCGCTCGGCGCCCACGCCCTGCGGGTCGCCGCCGAGCGCCACGGCGGCATCGGTCACCGTACGGCGCACACCGCCCGTAAGGGCATCGCGGCCGCCACGAACACCGCCTGGATGCTGTCCTCCAGCGAGGATGTGCGCTTCCCCGCCACCACGGGCGGCCCGGCCGGAGTGTCGGTGCGGGCTCAGCACCGCTACCTGGACCGGGTCATCCGGGGTGCCACCGTCGACCCGCGGGTCTGCAAGGCCCTGCACGAGGTGATGTCGCTGGTCGCCGCCCCCACCGCGCTGATGCGACCCGCCGTCCTGGGAGCCGTGCTGCGCGGGGGAGGGAGCGGCCGACCCGCATCCCCCTAG